From the genome of Lasioglossum baleicum chromosome 13, iyLasBale1, whole genome shotgun sequence, one region includes:
- the LOC143214979 gene encoding tubulin beta chain: protein MREIAHLQAGQCGNQIGAKFWEVISDEHGIDPTGTYHGDSDLQLERINVYYNEASGGKYVPRAILVDLEPGTMDAVRSGPFGQIFRPDNFVFGQSGAGNNWAKGHYTEGAELVDSVLDVVRKEAESCDCLQGFQLTHSLGGGTGAGMGTLLISKIREEYPDRIMMTFSVVPSPKVSDTVVEPYNCTLSVHQLVENTDESYCIDNEALYDICFRTLKLTTPTYGDLNHLVSATLSGVTTCLRFPGQLNADLRKLAVNMVPFPRLHFFIPGFAPLTSRGSQQYRALTVPELTQQMFDAKNMMAACDPRNGRYLTVAAVFRGRMSMKEVDEQMLNIQNKNSSYFVEWIPSNVKTAVCDIPPRGLKMSATFIGNSTAIQELFKRVSEQFTAMFRRKAFLHWYTGEGMDEMEFTEAESNMNDLVSEYQQYQEATTEEEGEFDEEEEGEGENP, encoded by the exons ATGCGTGAGATCGCGCATCTCCAAGCGGGCCAATGCGGCAATCAAATAGGAGCCAAG TTCTGGGAGGTGATCTCCGACGAGCACGGCATCGATCCGACCGGAACCTACCACGGCGACTCGGATCTCCAGCTGGAACGCATAAACGTTTACTATAACGAGGCTTCCGGAGGAAAGTACGTGCCCAGAGCGATTCTCGTCGATCTGGAGCCGGGAACCATGGACGCGGTCCGATCCGGGCCGTTCGGACAAATCTTTCGACCAGACAATTTCGTGTTCGGTCAGAGCGGCGCCGGAAACAACTGGGCCAAAGGGCACTACACGGAGGGCGCGGAATTGGTGGACTCCGTCCTGGACGTTGTACGCAAGGAAGCGGAAAGCTGCGACTGTCTTCAAGGCTTCCAGCTGACCCATTCCCTCGGCGGTGGGACCGGAGCCGGTATGGGCACGCTGCTCATTTCGAAAATACGCGAGGAGTACCCGGATAGGATCATGATGACCTTCAGTGTAGTTCCGTCTCCCAAG GTGTCGGACACAGTGGTGGAGCCGTACAACTGCACCCTGTCGGTGCACCAACTGGTTGAAAACACGGACGAGTCTTACTGCATAGACAACGAGGCTCTCTACGACATATGCTTCCGCACGTTGAAGCTGACCACGCCGACTTATGGCGACTTGAACCACCTGGTGAGCGCGACGCTCAGCGGCGTCACCACGTGTCTCAGGTTCCCAGGACAACTGAACGCCGACCTGAGGAAACTCGCCGTGAACATGGTGCCCTTCCCGAGACTTCATTTCTTCATCCCTGGTTTCGCACCCCTAACTTCCAG AGGATCGCAGCAGTACAGGGCCCTGACGGTCCCTGAGTTGACGCAGCAAATGTTCGACGCGAAGAACATGATGGCCGCCTGCGACCCCCGTAATGGTCGCTATCTTACGGTGGCAGCGGTGTTCCGCGGCAGGATGTCGATGAAGGAGGTGGACGAGCAGATGCTGAACATACAAAACAAGAACAGCAGCTACTTCGTCGAGTGGATACCCAGCAACGTGAAGACTGCCGTCTGCGATATTCCTCCCCGCGGCTTGAAGATGTCGGCGACGTTCATCGGGAATTCGACGGCCATTCAG GAGCTGTTCAAGAGAGTGTCGGAGCAGTTCACGGCGATGTTCAGGCGGAAAGCGTTTCTGCATTGGTACACGGGAGAGGGCATGGACGAGATGGAGTTCACCGAAGCTGAGAGCAACATGAACGACCTGGTGTCGGAGTATCAGCAATACCAGGAAGCCACCACCGAGGAGGAGGGCGAGTTCGACGAGGAAGAGGAAGGCGAGGGTGAAAATCCGTGA